One genomic window of Manihot esculenta cultivar AM560-2 chromosome 16, M.esculenta_v8, whole genome shotgun sequence includes the following:
- the LOC110603021 gene encoding probable F-box protein At4g22030: MAVLKTSGLLISSSGTNISSKRINAAISLPKLPKIRFPLPRNLVKEMILKGSISKAIPAEKNATTTTIDESFINSTATEISQLYAILEIVADRAEMHRNLGEQRDNWNKLLLNSINMITLTATTMVGVAATSGAGVPLLALKLSSTLLFSAATLMLLIMNNIQPSQLAEEQRNATKLFGQLHSQIQITIALHDPTELDVKDAMDKVLALDKAYPLPLLGKMIEKFPAKFEPAVWWPKTKNFQRNSKRPGKNGWSEELEMEMREVTEVIKGKDTEDYMRLGNLALKINKILAISGPLLTGIAAAGSAFVGNGSWAAIVAVAAGALASTVDTFEHAGQVGMVVEMYRNCAGFFSLMEESIECSLEETDFDRREDGEMFEIKMALQLGRSLSELRNLAQKSSSSRMDGAEVDEFASKLF; this comes from the coding sequence ATGGCTGTCCTAAAAACTTCAGGTCTTCTAATCTCCTCTTCAGGGACAAATATTTCTTCAAAAAGAATCAATGCTGCTATTTCTCTCCCAAAACTTCCTAAAATCCGTTTCCCACTTCCCAGAAATTTGGTTAAGGAAATGATCTTAAAAGGTTCCATCTCAAAAGCCATCCCAGCGGAAAAGAATGCCACCACCACAACAATAGATGAATCTTTCATCAATTCCACTGCTACTGAAATTTCCCAGCTTTATGCCATCTTAGAGATTGTTGCTGATAGAGCAGAGATGCATAGAAACCTTGGTGAGCAACGGGACAATTGGAACAAACTTCTTTTGAACTCTATTAACATGATCACTCTCACCGCTACTACCATGGTTGGCGTTGCAGCAACAAGTGGTGCAGGTGTTCCTCTTTTGGCTTTGAAGCTGTCCTCGACTCTTTTGTTCTCTGCAGCTACTCTGATGTTGCTTATCATGAACAATATCCAGCCCTCACAGCTTGCAGAAGAGCAACGTAATGCCACAAAATTGTTTGGACAGCTTCATAGCCAAATACAAATTACAATTGCTCTTCATGATCCAACAGAGTTGGACGTGAAGGATGCAATGGACAAAGTATTGGCTCTTGACAAAGCTTACCCACTTCCTTTGCTTGGGAAAATGATTGAGAAGTTTCCTGCAAAATTTGAGCCAGCCGTTTGGTGGCCCAAAACTAAAAACTTCCAAAGAAATAGCAAAAGACCTGGAAAGAATGGATGGAGTGAGGAGCTTGAAATGGAGATGAGGGAAGTTACTGAAGTGATAAAAGGAAAAGATACAGAAGATTATATGAGGTTAGGAAACTTGGCATTGAAGATAAACAAGATTTTAGCCATCTCAGGTCCATTGCTAACTGGCATTGCAGCCGCTGGGTCGGCATTTGTGGGTAACGGTTCTTGGGCAGCAATAGTTGCAGTGGCTGCGGGTGCATTAGCTTCCACAGTTGATACATTTGAGCATGCTGGCCAAGTTGGTATGGTGGTTGAAATGTACAGAAACTGCGCTGGATTCTTCTCACTTATGGAGGAATCAATTGAGTGTTCACTAGAAGAAACAGATTTTGATAGAAGAGAAGATGGAGAAATGTTTGAAATAAAGATGGCTTTACAGCTCGGAAGAAGCTTATCAGAGCTTAGAAATCTTGCCCAAAAATCTTCTTCTTCACGTATGGATGGAGCCGAAGTAGATGAATTCGCTAGCAAACTCTTTTGA
- the LOC110603933 gene encoding probable F-box protein At4g22030, which translates to MASLQASGLISSSRVCSSKRINAAISVPKLPRIRFPVPKTTSTNLVEDLILRNGFTNTIPVEKSVTLPRIDKETFVSSSTSKATTKLYAILEAVADRVEMHKNVGEQRDNWNKLLLNSINMITLTATTMAGVAAAGGEGSPLLALNVGSTLLFIAATGMLCIMNKIQPSQLAEEQRNATKLFRQLQSQIQTTLALYDPTELDVKDAMDKVLALDKAYPLPLLGKMIEKFPAKFEPAVWWPKTKNFQRNSKRSGKNGWSEELKVEMREVIEVIKGKDTEDYMRLGNLALKINKVLAISGPLLTGIAAAGSAFVGNSSWAAIVAVAAGALATTVNTFEHAGQVGMVVEMYRNCAGFFSLLDESIESTLEEADFDRREDGEIFEMKVALQLGRSTSELRDLAQKSSYFNIEGTSIDEFASKLF; encoded by the coding sequence ATGGCTTCCCTGCAAGCTTCAGGTCTCATCTCCTCCTCAAGAGTGTGTTCATCAAAAAGAATAAATGCTGCAATTTCTGTCCCTAAGCTTCCAAGAATCCGTTTCCCAGTTCCAAAAACGACATCGACAAACTTGGTTGAGGATCTGATTTTGAGAAATGGGTTCACAAACACGATCCCGGTAGAAAAAAGTGTAACTCTTCCCAGAATAGATAAGGAAACTTTTGTCAGTTCCTCAACATCTAAAGCAACAACCAAGCTTTACGCAATCCTTGAGGCTGTAGCTGATAGAGTGGAGATGCACAAGAATGTGGGAGAGCAACGTGACAATTGGAACAAACTTCTATTAAACTCCATTAACATGATCACTCTCACAGCTACAACTATGGCTGGTGTTGCAGCAGCTGGTGGGGAAGGATCTCCTCTTTTAGCATTAAACGTAGGGTCAACACTCTTGTTTATTGCAGCTACAGGGATGTTGTGTATAATGAACAAAATCCAGCCCTCACAGCTAGCAGAAGAGCAACGTAATGCTACGAAATTGTTTAGGCAGCTTCAAAGCCAAATACAAACTACACTTGCTCTTTATGATCCTACTGAATTGGACGTGAAGGATGCAATGGACAAAGTATTGGCTCTTGACAAAGCTTACCCACTTCCTTTGCTAGGGAAAATGATTGAGAAATTTCCTGCAAAATTTGAGCCAGCCGTTTGGTGGCCCAAAACTAAAAACTTCCAAAGAAATAGCAAAAGATCTGGAAAGAATGGATGGAGTGAGGAGCTTAAAGTGGAGATGAGGGAAGTTATTGAAGTGATAAAAGGAAAAGATACAGAAGATTATATGAGGTTAGGAAACTTGGCATTGAAGATAAACAAGGTTTTAGCCATCTCAGGTCCATTGCTCACAGGCATTGCAGCTGCTGGGTCTGCATTTGTGGGCAACAGTTCTTGGGCAGCAATAGTTGCAGTGGCTGCAGGTGCATTAGCTACCACAGTTAACACATTTGAGCATGCTGGTCAAGTTGGTATGGTGGTTGAAATGTACAGAAACTGCGCTGGATTCTTCTCACTTTTGGACGAATCAATTGAGTCCACACTAGAAGAAGCAGATTTTGATAGAAGAGAAGATGGAGAAATATTTGAAATGAAGGTGGCTTTACAACTTGGAAGAAGCACGTCAGAGCTTAGAGATCTAGCCCAAAAATCCTCTTATTTTAATATAGAAGGAACCAGCATAGATGAATTTGCTAGCAAGCTTTTCTGA
- the LOC110602844 gene encoding probable F-box protein At4g22030 — MASLQASGLISSSRVCSSKRINAAISVPKLPRIRFPVPKTQSTNLVEDLILRNGFTNTISIEKSVTLPRIDEEPFVNSSTSKATAKLYAILEAVADRVEMHKNVGEQRDNWNKLLLNSINMITLTATTMAGVAATGEEGVPLLALKLGSTLLFIAATGMLFIMNKIQPSQLAEEQRNATKLFRQLQSQIQTTLALYDPTELDVKDALEKVLALDKAYPLPLLGKMIEKFPAKFEPAVWWPNTKNFQRNSKRSGNNGWSEGLEQEMREVIEVIKGKDTEDYMRLGNLVLKINKVLAISGPLLTGIAAAGSAFVGNSPWAAIVAVAAGALATTVNTFEHAVQVGMVVEMYRNCAGFLSLLDESIESTLEEADFDRREDGEIFEMMVALQLGRSTSELRDLAQKSSYSSIEGTTIDEFASKLF, encoded by the coding sequence ATGGCTTCCCTGCAAGCTTCAGGTCTCATCTCCTCCTCAAGAGTATGTTCATCAAAAAGAATAAATGCTGCAATTTCTGTCCCTAAGCTTCCAAGAATCCGTTTCCCAGTTCCAAAAACACAATCAACTAACTTGGTTGAGGATCTGATTTTGAGAAATGGGTTCACAAACACGATCTCAATAGAAAAAAGCGTGACTCTTCCCAGAATCGATGAGGAACCTTTTGTCAATTCCTCAACATCTAAAGCAACAGCCAAGCTTTACGCAATCCTCGAGGCTGTAGCTGATAGAGTGGAGATGCACAAGAATGTCGGAGAGCAACGTGACAATTGGAACAAACTTCTTTTGAACTCCATTAACATGATCACACTCACCGCTACAACTATGGCTGGTGTTGCAGCAACTGGTGAGGAAGGAGTTCCTCTTTTGGCATTGAAGCTAGGGTCAACCCTCTTGTTTATTGCAGCTACAGGGATGTTATTTATCATGAACAAAATCCAGCCTTCACAGCTTGCAGAAGAGCAACGTAATGCTACGAAATTGTTTAGGCAGCTTCAAAGCCAAATACAAACTACACTTGCTCTTTATGATCCTACTGAATTGGACGTGAAGGATGCATTGGAAAAAGTATTGGCTCTTGACAAAGCTTATCCACTTCCTTTGCTTGGGAAAATGATTGAGAAGTTTCCTGCAAAATTTGAGCCAGCCGTTTGGTGGCCCAACACTAAAAACTTCCAAAGAAATAGCAAAAGATCTGGAAATAATGGATGGAGTGAGGGGCTTGAACAGGAGATGAGGGAAGTTATTGAAGTGATAAAAGGAAAAGATACAGAAGATTATATGAGGTTAGGAAACTTGGTATTGAAGATAAACAAGGTTTTAGCCATCTCAGGTCCATTGCTCACAGGCATTGCAGCTGCTGGGTCTGCATTTGTGGGTAACAGTCCTTGGGCAGCGATAGTTGCAGTGGCTGCAGGTGCATTAGCTACCACAGTTAATACGTTTGAGCATGCTGTTCAAGTGGGTATGGTGGTTGAAATGTACAGAAACTGCGCTGGATTCTTGTCACTTTTGGACGAATCAATTGAGTCCACACTAGAAGAAGCAGATTTTGATAGAAGAGAAGATGGAGAAATATTTGAAATGATGGTGGCTTTACAACTTGGAAGAAGCACGTCAGAGCTTAGAGATCTAGCCCAAAAATCCTCTTATTCTAGCATAGAAGGAACCACCATAGATGAATTTGCTAGCAAGCTTTTCTGA
- the LOC110602922 gene encoding probable F-box protein At4g22030, whose product MASLQASGLISSSRVCSSKRINAAISVPKLPSIRFPVPKTPSTNLVEDLILRNGFANTIPVEKSVTLPRIDEEPFVNSSTSKATAKLYAILEAVADRVEMHKNIGEQRDNWNKLLLNSINMITLTATTMAGVAATGGEGSPFLALNVGSTLLFIAATGMLFIMNKIQPSQLAEEQRNATKLFRQLQSQIQTTLALYDPTELDVKDAMDKVLALDKAYPLPLLGKMVEKFPAKFEPAVWWPKTKNFQRNSKRSGKNGWSKGLEVEMREVIEVIKGKDTEDYMRLGNLVLKINKVLAISGPLLTGIAAAGSTFVGNSSWAAIVAVAAGALATTVNTFEHAGQVGMVVEMYRNCAGFFSLLEESIESSLEEADFDRREDGETFEMKVALQLGRSVSELSSLAQKSSSSRIEGTKVDEFGSKLF is encoded by the coding sequence ATGGCTTCCCTGCAAGCTTCAGGTCTCATCTCCTCCTCAAGAGTATGTTCATCAAAAAGAATAAATGCTGCAATTTCTGTCCCTAAGCTTCCAAGTATCCGTTTCCCAGTTCCAAAAACACCATCAACTAACTTGGTTGAGGATCTGATTTTGAGAAATGGGTTCGCAAACACGATCCCGGTAGAAAAAAGCGTGACTCTTCCCAGAATCGATGAGGAACCTTTTGTCAATTCCTCAACATCTAAAGCAACAGCCAAGCTTTACGCGATCCTCGAGGCTGTAGCTGATAGAGTGGAGATGCACAAGAATATAGGAGAGCAACGTGACAATTGGAACAAACTTCTTTTGAACTCCATTAACATGATCACACTCACCGCCACAACTATGGCTGGTGTTGCAGCAACTGGTGGGGAAGGATCTCCTTTTTTAGCATTAAACGTAGGATCAACACTCTTGTTTATTGCAGCTACAGGGATGTTATTTATCATGAACAAAATCCAGCCTTCACAGCTAGCAGAAGAGCAACGTAATGCTACAAAATTGTTCAGGCAGCTTCAAAGCCAAATACAAACTACACTTGCTCTTTATGATCCTACTGAATTGGACGTGAAGGATGCAATGGACAAAGTATTGGCTCTTGACAAAGCTTACCCACTTCCTTTGCTTGGGAAAATGGTTGAGAAGTTTCCTGCAAAATTTGAGCCAGCCGTTTGGTGGCCCAAAACTAAAAACTTCCAAAGAAATAGCAAAAGATCTGGAAAGAATGGATGGAGTAAGGGGCTTGAAGTGGAGATGAGGGAAGTTATTGAAGTGATAAAAGGAAAAGATACAGAAGATTATATGAGGTTAGGAAACTTGGTATTGAAGATAAACAAGGTTTTAGCCATCTCAGGTCCATTGCTCACAGGCATTGCAGCTGCTGGGTCTACATTTGTGGGTAACAGTTCTTGGGCAGCAATAGTTGCAGTGGCTGCAGGTGCATTAGCTACCACAGTTAATACGTTTGAGCATGCTGGTCAAGTTGGTATGGTGGTTGAAATGTACAGAAACTGCGCTGGATTCTTTTCACTTTTGGAGGAATCAATTGAGTCTTCACTAGAAGAAGCAGATTTTGATAGAAGAGAAGATGGGGAAACATTTGAAATGAAGGTGGCTTTACAGCTTGGAAGAAGCGTATCAGAACTTAGCAGTCTAGCCCAAAAATCTTCTTCTTCACGTATAGAAGGAACCAAAGTAGATGAATTCGGTAGCAAACTCTTTTGA
- the LOC110604296 gene encoding probable F-box protein At4g22030, with protein MASLQASGLISSSRVCSSKKINAAISVPKLPRIRFPDPKTPSNNLVEELILRNGFTNTIPVEKSVTLPRIDKETFVSSSTSKATTKLYAILEAVADRVEMHKNVGEQRDNWNKLLLNSINMITLTATTMAGVAAAGGEGSPLLALNVGSTLLFIAATGMLCIMNKIQPSQLAEEQRNATKLFRQLQSQIQTTLALYDPTELDVKDAMDKVLALDKAYPLPLLGKMIEKFPAKFEPAVWWPNTKNFQRNSKRSGNNGWSEGLEVEMREVIEVIKGKDTEDYMRLGNLVLKINKVLAISGPLLTGIAAAGSAFVGNSPWAAIVAVAAGALATTVNTFEHAVQVGMVVEIYRNCAGFFSLLDESIESTLEEADFDRREDGEIFEMKVALQLGRSTSELRDLAQKSSYSSIEGTTIDEFASKLF; from the coding sequence ATGGCTTCCCTGCAAGCTTCAGGTCTCATCTCCTCCTCAAGAGTATGTtcatcaaaaaaaataaatgctgCAATTTCTGTCCCCAAGCTTCCAAGAATCCGTTTCCCAGATCCAAAAACACCATCAAATAACTTGGTTGAGGAACTGATTTTGAGAAATGGGTTCACAAACACGATCCCGGTAGAAAAAAGTGTAACTCTTCCCAGAATAGATAAGGAAACTTTTGTCAGTTCCTCAACATCTAAAGCAACAACCAAGCTTTACGCAATCCTTGAGGCTGTAGCTGATAGAGTGGAGATGCACAAGAATGTGGGAGAGCAACGTGACAATTGGAACAAACTTCTATTAAACTCCATTAACATGATCACTCTCACAGCTACAACTATGGCTGGTGTTGCAGCAGCTGGTGGGGAAGGATCTCCTCTTTTAGCATTAAACGTAGGGTCAACACTCTTGTTTATTGCAGCTACAGGGATGTTGTGTATAATGAACAAAATCCAGCCCTCACAGCTAGCAGAAGAGCAACGTAATGCTACGAAATTGTTTAGGCAGCTTCAAAGCCAAATACAAACTACACTTGCTCTTTATGATCCTACTGAATTGGACGTGAAGGATGCAATGGACAAAGTATTGGCTCTTGACAAAGCTTATCCACTTCCTTTGCTTGGGAAAATGATTGAGAAGTTTCCTGCAAAATTTGAGCCAGCCGTTTGGTGGCCCAACACTAAAAACTTCCAAAGAAATAGCAAAAGATCTGGAAATAATGGATGGAGTGAGGGGCTTGAAGTGGAGATGAGGGAAGTTATTGAAGTGATAAAAGGAAAAGATACAGAAGATTATATGAGGTTAGGAAACTTGGTATTGAAGATAAACAAGGTTTTAGCCATCTCAGGTCCATTGCTCACAGGCATTGCAGCTGCTGGGTCTGCATTTGTGGGTAACAGTCCTTGGGCAGCGATAGTTGCAGTGGCTGCAGGTGCATTAGCTACCACAGTTAATACGTTTGAGCATGCTGTTCAAGTGGGTATGGTGGTTGAAATATACAGAAACTGCGCTGGATTCTTCTCACTTTTGGACGAATCAATTGAGTCCACACTAGAAGAAGCAGATTTTGATAGAAGAGAAGATGGAGAAATATTTGAAATGAAGGTGGCTTTACAACTTGGAAGGAGCACGTCAGAGCTTAGAGATCTAGCCCAAAAATCCTCTTATTCTAGTATAGAAGGAACCACCATAGATGAATTTGCTAGCAAGCTTTTCTGA